In Halorubellus sp. JP-L1, one DNA window encodes the following:
- a CDS encoding winged helix-turn-helix domain-containing protein, whose product MRLRRPTDFLILEALQAHGRNVATNLAEHTGKSRKNINSRLPVLADYALVDKIGPANRSGLYELTKKGKVALMYQDKYDEVEDFGELVEGPHAADAPSAADADAGAEAAMVRGENEDEFDDDE is encoded by the coding sequence ATGAGACTCCGACGACCAACCGACTTCCTGATCCTCGAGGCGCTACAGGCACACGGCCGGAACGTGGCGACGAACCTGGCCGAACACACCGGCAAGAGCCGGAAGAACATCAACAGCCGACTCCCCGTCCTGGCGGACTACGCGCTCGTGGACAAGATCGGGCCCGCGAACCGCTCCGGGCTCTACGAACTCACGAAGAAGGGGAAGGTCGCGCTGATGTACCAGGACAAGTACGACGAGGTCGAGGACTTCGGCGAACTCGTCGAGGGTCCGCACGCGGCCGACGCACCCTCCGCCGCCGACGCCGACGCCGGCGCGGAGGCAGCGATGGTCCGCGGCGAGAACGAAGACGAGTTCGACGACGACGAATAG
- a CDS encoding site-specific integrase → MANDPNIDEVQGIPLMTKDTAGRLSEKQRVDYGEEIRSLLKWLLSAGKDPERLKGYAQSTIYTSTNHIDVWARWVWDEEGYTSTFTHDHADDYLFHLGTQTDYSDYYLASIFKTLKRYFKWQVHERNGTEWDPQYSFNDPSSTKPQEYLSIEERERLRDAALDYRGVPHYKSLTPEERSRWKAHLAVRFEKSKSEITPADFERANGWKFTSLIWVSLDVGLRPVEVERAKTSWFRVEDTENPKVVIPADDSTKNTEHWDVPLTRKTGEAVKRWIAERDAYPKYDDTDTMWLTRESNPYASSSLRYLLIQLCEEARIEVEDRRMSWYAIRHSVGTHLAQTKDLKHAQRVLRHKRTETTMKYNHPDENQIRDGQDKIG, encoded by the coding sequence ATGGCGAACGACCCAAACATCGACGAAGTTCAGGGGATTCCCCTGATGACGAAAGACACCGCAGGCCGACTCTCCGAGAAGCAACGAGTGGACTATGGGGAGGAAATTCGTTCCCTGTTGAAGTGGCTGCTATCGGCCGGAAAAGATCCTGAGCGACTCAAGGGATACGCTCAGAGCACCATCTACACGAGCACGAACCACATCGACGTGTGGGCGCGGTGGGTGTGGGATGAGGAAGGATACACCTCGACCTTCACCCACGACCACGCGGACGACTACTTATTCCATCTCGGAACCCAAACAGACTACTCTGACTACTATCTCGCCTCGATATTCAAGACGCTCAAGCGGTACTTCAAGTGGCAAGTTCACGAGCGAAACGGGACGGAGTGGGACCCACAGTACAGCTTCAACGATCCGTCCAGTACGAAACCGCAGGAGTATCTCTCCATCGAGGAGCGAGAGAGACTGCGAGATGCAGCTCTGGATTACCGTGGAGTCCCTCATTACAAGAGTCTGACTCCGGAGGAGCGGAGCCGGTGGAAGGCTCACCTCGCAGTCCGGTTCGAGAAGTCGAAGTCCGAGATCACCCCCGCTGACTTCGAGCGTGCGAATGGTTGGAAGTTCACGAGCCTCATCTGGGTGAGTCTCGACGTTGGGTTACGTCCGGTAGAAGTCGAGCGAGCGAAGACGAGTTGGTTCCGTGTTGAAGATACGGAGAATCCGAAAGTCGTTATTCCGGCTGACGATTCTACGAAGAACACGGAGCATTGGGACGTTCCCCTAACCCGGAAAACGGGCGAAGCGGTGAAACGATGGATCGCGGAGCGCGATGCCTACCCGAAGTACGACGACACCGATACGATGTGGCTCACGCGGGAGTCGAATCCCTACGCCTCGTCATCGTTACGCTATCTACTAATTCAGCTCTGCGAGGAAGCACGCATTGAGGTCGAAGACCGCCGAATGTCTTGGTACGCGATTCGTCATTCAGTCGGAACTCACCTGGCTCAGACGAAGGACTTGAAGCACGCTCAACGAGTTCTACGACACAAACGGACAGAGACTACAATGAAGTACAATCACCCGGATGAGAATCAGATTCGGGATGGACAAGATAAAATCGGATAG
- a CDS encoding NmrA family NAD(P)-binding protein, whose product MTRDVFVVDGIREQGAAVVDHLLSGAVGDVAVTASTPHPYNARRSVASLRDRGVDVVRGDLDDPASYRTHLADADAAFLVTATGDGGADTEAVRGRGFVDAAMDAGVDHLVYGSAMGTDRPGADGIQALSGKRRVEAYLREVDLSYTVVRPGLLVQRFERQRDAIADGTVAWPVEPDTRLAVVDADDVGSVVTSAMADPGRFDGVHVDVAGDVLTLAEIADGFAEVRGHHVTAEHVTDRRERERFGDLTAERYAWFDANGGHRLDPAPLADLDLHPRSLYDALQRTGWAPDTDEEEALPN is encoded by the coding sequence ATGACACGGGACGTGTTCGTCGTCGACGGGATTCGGGAGCAGGGCGCTGCCGTCGTCGACCACCTGCTCTCGGGCGCCGTCGGCGACGTCGCCGTCACCGCGTCGACGCCACATCCCTACAACGCTCGTCGGAGCGTCGCGAGCCTCCGCGACCGCGGCGTCGACGTCGTCAGGGGCGACCTCGACGATCCGGCGTCGTACCGCACGCACCTCGCGGACGCCGACGCGGCGTTCCTCGTCACCGCGACCGGCGACGGCGGCGCCGACACGGAAGCGGTCCGCGGCCGCGGGTTCGTCGACGCGGCCATGGACGCGGGCGTCGACCACCTCGTGTACGGGTCCGCGATGGGCACGGACCGCCCCGGAGCCGACGGCATACAGGCGCTCTCCGGGAAGCGCCGCGTCGAAGCGTACCTCCGCGAGGTCGACCTCTCGTACACCGTGGTCCGACCCGGCCTGCTCGTGCAGCGGTTCGAACGCCAGCGCGACGCCATCGCGGACGGCACCGTCGCCTGGCCGGTCGAACCCGACACGCGCCTCGCGGTCGTCGACGCCGACGACGTCGGGAGCGTCGTCACCAGCGCGATGGCCGACCCCGGGCGGTTCGACGGCGTCCACGTGGACGTCGCCGGCGACGTCCTCACGCTCGCGGAGATCGCCGACGGGTTCGCCGAGGTCCGCGGCCACCACGTCACCGCCGAGCACGTCACCGACCGACGGGAGCGCGAGCGCTTCGGCGACCTCACCGCCGAACGCTACGCGTGGTTCGACGCCAACGGCGGCCACCGACTCGACCCCGCGCCGCTCGCCGACCTCGACCTCCACCCGCGCTCGCTGTACGACGCCCTCCAGCGCACCGGCTGGGCGCCCGACACCGACGAAGAAGAAGCCCTCCCCAACTAA
- a CDS encoding acetyl-CoA carboxylase biotin carboxylase subunit has translation MFRKVLVANRGEIAVRVMRACEELNISTVAVYSEADKNGGHVRYADEAYKVGPARAADSYLDHDAVIEAAQKADADAIHPGYGFLAENARFARKVEETDGITWIGPRGDSMEELGEKTKARKTMDAADVPIVPGTTDPVTEVEEVTEFGDEYGYPVAIKAEGGGGGRGMKIVRSEDEAADQLESAKREGEAYFDNDSVYLERYLENPRHVEVQIVADEHGNVRHLGERDCSLQRRHQKVIEEGPSPALSQELREEIGEAARRGVAASDYVNAGTVEFLVEEDTERKAGELLGPETNFYFLEVNTRIQVEHTVTEELTGIDIVKWQIKVADGQELAFSQDDVELDGHAMEFRINAENAAKEFQPATGGKLVTYDPPGGIGVRMDDALRQGDKLVTDYDSMIAKLVVWGSDREECIERSLRALREYDLEGVVTIIPFHRLMLTDEEFVAGTHTTKYLDEQIDRERIAKAQEQWGTETVQADDEDVVEREFTVEVNGKRFEVELEERGGMAIPTGSGGDDRPEQAGPSGGDDAGGGAVAGDGAVTAEMQGTILDVEVEVGDEVAAGDVLLVLEAMKMENDVVADAGGTVSEIAVEEGESVDMGDLLVRLE, from the coding sequence ATGTTCAGGAAGGTTCTCGTCGCGAATCGAGGGGAGATCGCAGTTCGCGTGATGCGAGCGTGCGAGGAGTTGAATATCTCGACGGTCGCCGTCTACAGCGAAGCGGACAAGAACGGCGGGCACGTCCGGTACGCCGACGAAGCGTACAAGGTCGGCCCGGCGCGAGCCGCCGACTCCTACCTCGACCACGACGCCGTCATCGAGGCCGCACAGAAGGCGGACGCGGACGCCATCCACCCCGGCTACGGGTTCCTGGCAGAGAACGCGCGGTTCGCGCGGAAGGTCGAGGAGACAGACGGCATCACGTGGATCGGACCGCGCGGCGACTCGATGGAGGAACTCGGCGAGAAGACGAAGGCCCGGAAGACGATGGACGCGGCGGACGTCCCCATCGTCCCCGGGACGACCGACCCCGTGACCGAGGTCGAGGAGGTCACAGAGTTCGGCGACGAGTACGGCTACCCGGTCGCGATCAAGGCCGAGGGCGGCGGTGGCGGACGCGGCATGAAGATCGTCCGGAGCGAGGACGAGGCCGCCGACCAGCTCGAATCGGCGAAGCGCGAAGGCGAGGCGTACTTCGACAACGACTCCGTGTACCTCGAGCGCTACCTAGAGAACCCGCGGCACGTCGAGGTCCAGATCGTCGCGGACGAGCACGGGAACGTCCGGCACCTCGGCGAGCGCGACTGCTCGCTCCAGCGCCGTCACCAGAAGGTCATCGAGGAGGGCCCGAGTCCCGCGCTCTCCCAGGAGCTCCGCGAGGAGATCGGCGAGGCGGCGCGACGCGGCGTCGCGGCGTCGGACTACGTGAACGCCGGGACCGTGGAGTTCCTCGTCGAGGAAGATACTGAGCGCAAGGCCGGCGAACTCCTCGGGCCGGAGACGAACTTCTACTTCCTCGAGGTGAACACGCGCATCCAGGTCGAGCACACCGTCACCGAGGAGCTGACGGGCATCGACATCGTGAAGTGGCAGATCAAGGTCGCGGACGGCCAGGAGCTCGCGTTCTCCCAGGACGACGTCGAACTCGACGGGCACGCGATGGAGTTCCGCATCAACGCGGAGAACGCCGCGAAGGAGTTCCAGCCGGCGACCGGCGGCAAACTCGTGACGTACGACCCGCCGGGCGGCATCGGCGTGCGGATGGACGACGCACTCCGACAGGGCGACAAACTCGTCACGGACTACGACTCGATGATCGCGAAGCTCGTCGTCTGGGGCAGCGATCGCGAGGAGTGCATCGAGCGGTCGCTGCGCGCACTCCGCGAGTACGACCTCGAGGGCGTCGTCACCATCATCCCGTTCCACCGGCTGATGTTGACCGACGAGGAGTTCGTCGCTGGAACGCACACGACGAAGTACCTCGACGAGCAGATCGACCGCGAGCGCATCGCGAAGGCCCAGGAGCAGTGGGGGACGGAGACGGTGCAGGCCGACGACGAGGACGTCGTGGAGCGCGAGTTCACGGTCGAGGTGAACGGGAAGCGCTTCGAGGTGGAGCTCGAGGAACGCGGCGGGATGGCGATCCCGACCGGGAGCGGCGGCGACGACCGGCCCGAGCAGGCCGGGCCGAGCGGCGGTGACGACGCCGGCGGTGGCGCGGTCGCCGGCGACGGCGCCGTCACCGCGGAGATGCAGGGCACCATCCTCGACGTCGAGGTCGAGGTCGGCGACGAGGTCGCCGCCGGCGACGTCCTGCTCGTGCTCGAAGCGATGAAGATGGAGAACGACGTCGTCGCCGACGCCGGCGGCACCGTCAGCGAGATCGCGGTCGAAGAAGGCGAGAGCGTCGACATGGGCGACTTGCTCGTTCGGCTGGAGTAG
- a CDS encoding helix-turn-helix domain-containing protein has product MKYLDVRLRLPRDLMHPMVEFIADEDVVAYEELLTWNVLPDRDVEYELFYVVADRDPYREQVASVDSIRWFELTPIDGDSFYVYVCQESREADAAWREAFAALDILVVPPVRYQDDGSFDITLLGDGENLRAVVDGLPDAVETTVLEVGEYDRRHPRVTSDVTDRQLEAVRAAVDAGYYERPREGSLADIADRLGVAESTASTLLQEAESRVMHALVG; this is encoded by the coding sequence ATGAAGTACCTCGACGTCCGCCTCCGATTGCCGCGCGACCTGATGCATCCGATGGTCGAGTTCATCGCGGACGAGGACGTCGTCGCCTACGAGGAGCTCCTGACGTGGAACGTCCTCCCGGACCGCGACGTCGAGTACGAGCTCTTCTACGTCGTCGCCGACCGCGACCCGTACCGCGAGCAGGTCGCGTCCGTCGACTCCATCCGGTGGTTCGAGCTGACGCCGATCGATGGGGACTCGTTCTACGTGTACGTCTGCCAGGAGTCCCGCGAGGCGGACGCGGCGTGGCGCGAGGCGTTCGCCGCGCTCGACATCCTCGTCGTCCCACCCGTCCGGTACCAGGACGACGGGAGCTTCGACATCACGCTCCTCGGCGACGGCGAGAACCTGCGCGCAGTCGTCGACGGCCTCCCCGACGCCGTGGAGACGACGGTGCTCGAGGTCGGCGAGTACGACCGCCGGCATCCACGCGTCACGAGCGACGTCACCGACCGCCAGCTCGAGGCCGTGCGCGCCGCGGTCGACGCGGGGTACTACGAGCGACCGCGAGAGGGATCGCTCGCGGACATCGCCGACCGCCTCGGCGTCGCCGAGAGCACCGCGTCCACGCTCCTCCAGGAGGCCGAATCCCGCGTCATGCACGCGCTCGTCGGGTGA
- a CDS encoding isoprenylcysteine carboxylmethyltransferase family protein: MVDVALVAFGVGVVAGITNLAGFAWSVLVPERRYWPPGERDWRYYLQWTVAQTLTVCIAVTTYLDWNSLGLARPLSLYVGLAVFVPSYAAAMAAGLDLGMDETKGLSGELRTDGWYRFSRNPQYVCYMVATAGFVLVANSALVLGLCAVQFAIWVALPFPEEPWLREQYGDAYARYADRVPRFVGVHTLRELAALGRGEHRDEAAGSER; this comes from the coding sequence ATGGTCGACGTCGCACTCGTCGCGTTCGGGGTCGGGGTCGTCGCCGGGATCACGAACCTCGCCGGGTTCGCCTGGAGCGTCCTCGTCCCCGAGCGCCGGTACTGGCCGCCGGGCGAGCGGGACTGGCGGTACTACCTCCAGTGGACGGTCGCGCAGACGCTGACGGTCTGCATCGCCGTCACGACATACCTCGACTGGAACTCGCTGGGGCTCGCTCGCCCGCTGTCCCTGTACGTCGGGCTGGCCGTCTTCGTTCCGTCGTACGCTGCGGCGATGGCCGCCGGGCTGGACCTGGGGATGGACGAGACGAAGGGGCTCTCCGGGGAGCTCCGCACGGACGGCTGGTACCGGTTCTCGCGGAACCCCCAGTACGTCTGTTACATGGTCGCGACCGCCGGGTTCGTCCTCGTCGCGAACTCCGCGCTCGTCCTCGGTCTCTGTGCCGTCCAGTTCGCGATCTGGGTCGCGCTCCCCTTCCCCGAGGAACCGTGGCTCCGGGAGCAGTACGGCGACGCCTACGCGCGCTACGCCGATCGAGTCCCGCGGTTCGTCGGCGTCCACACGCTCCGCGAACTCGCCGCCCTCGGCCGCGGCGAGCACCGCGACGAAGCCGCCGGCAGCGAGCGCTGA
- a CDS encoding bifunctional 2-polyprenyl-6-hydroxyphenol methylase/3-demethylubiquinol 3-O-methyltransferase UbiG gives MADLDPREYYTENAEREFDRLTETLPKRLEWEHTVAALEDALPDGGRVLDAGGGPGRYSIWLADRGHDVVHCDLTPELVALAREKTADAGVADRVDSQVGDVRDLPYEADAFDAVCCLGGVLSHVLDERERERAVAELHRVARPGAPVAVSVIGRVGGVRRALKSLGEADDPHPGRSEVLEHYARTGDFTEGVLERFDLGDGWAENHAFRVAELESLLEAGGLDPERVVALEGPTAALHEELADPLEHVADAARAVAAEFRDDRALADVSEHFLVLTRA, from the coding sequence ATGGCGGACCTCGACCCCCGCGAGTACTACACCGAGAACGCCGAACGCGAGTTCGATCGCCTCACCGAGACGCTCCCGAAGCGCCTCGAATGGGAGCACACCGTCGCCGCGCTCGAGGACGCCCTCCCCGACGGTGGGCGCGTGCTCGACGCCGGCGGCGGCCCGGGCCGGTACAGCATCTGGCTCGCAGACCGCGGCCACGACGTCGTGCACTGCGACCTCACGCCCGAACTCGTCGCGCTCGCTCGCGAGAAGACCGCCGACGCCGGCGTCGCGGACCGAGTCGACAGTCAGGTCGGCGACGTCCGCGACCTCCCTTACGAGGCGGACGCGTTCGACGCGGTCTGTTGTCTCGGCGGCGTCCTCAGTCACGTCCTCGACGAACGCGAGCGAGAGCGGGCAGTTGCGGAACTGCACAGGGTCGCACGGCCGGGCGCACCCGTCGCGGTGTCGGTCATCGGCCGCGTCGGCGGAGTCCGGAGGGCGCTCAAGTCCCTCGGCGAAGCCGACGACCCCCACCCGGGCCGGAGCGAGGTCCTGGAGCACTACGCGCGGACCGGCGACTTCACCGAGGGCGTCCTCGAGCGCTTCGACCTCGGCGATGGCTGGGCCGAGAACCACGCGTTCCGCGTCGCCGAACTGGAATCGCTCCTCGAGGCCGGCGGCCTCGACCCGGAGCGCGTCGTCGCGCTCGAGGGACCGACCGCTGCGCTCCACGAGGAACTGGCGGACCCGCTGGAACACGTCGCCGACGCCGCCCGGGCCGTCGCCGCCGAGTTCCGCGACGACCGGGCGCTCGCCGACGTCAGCGAGCACTTTCTCGTACTCACACGAGCGTAG